The following are from one region of the Stanieria sp. NIES-3757 genome:
- a CDS encoding ATP phosphoribosyltransferase, whose product MITIALPKGALLTDSIELFKQVGLDFSAFLDKSNRQLQISDPTNTATALLVRAQDVPVYVEYGQAQLGIVGYDVLREKQPEVANLTDLKFGYCRMSVAVPKASSYRSSVELPPNGRVASKFVNCAREYFRKIDLPVEIVPLSGSVELGPITGMSEAIVDLVSTGKTLKENGLIEIDVLYESTARLIAHPLSYRLNQSELHNLITKIRSLINA is encoded by the coding sequence ATGATTACTATTGCTTTACCCAAAGGTGCGTTGTTAACTGATAGCATCGAATTATTTAAACAAGTTGGTTTAGATTTTAGTGCGTTTCTCGATAAAAGTAATCGTCAATTACAAATCAGCGATCCTACCAACACCGCTACAGCTTTATTAGTCAGGGCGCAAGATGTTCCCGTTTATGTAGAATATGGACAAGCTCAGTTGGGTATTGTTGGTTATGATGTTTTGCGAGAAAAGCAGCCAGAAGTAGCTAACCTAACCGATCTAAAATTTGGTTATTGTCGGATGTCGGTAGCTGTACCAAAAGCCAGTAGTTATCGTAGTTCAGTAGAATTACCGCCTAATGGTAGAGTAGCCTCGAAATTTGTTAACTGTGCCAGGGAATATTTTCGGAAAATAGATTTACCTGTGGAAATCGTACCCCTATCTGGTTCAGTAGAGTTAGGCCCGATTACAGGTATGTCTGAGGCAATTGTCGATCTAGTTTCAACAGGAAAAACTTTAAAAGAAAATGGCTTAATTGAAATTGATGTTTTGTACGAAAGTACAGCTAGATTAATTGCTCATCCTTTGAGTTATCGTCTCAATCAATCTGAGTTACACAATCTAATTACTAAAATACGCAGTTTAATTAATGCCTAA
- a CDS encoding oxidoreductase domain protein: MKIGVAVLGVGRWGVHFVRNMAQHSQVELVAIADPHPSQLNYCVEQFGIDPAKVILATEWEAIRDLENLHAIVVATPASTHYDLIYDALSRGYHVLAEKPLTLNPDQCLELTKLATSKQLQLLVDHTYLFNSVVQKGQQVIQAGKLGQLRYGYATRTHLGPVRQDVDALWDLAIHDIAIFNHWLGQTPIKVQARGKIWLQPEHQMINSTQMGLPDLVWLTLFYSDGFEVTIHLCWLNPDKQRRLCVVGNKGTLIFDEMSQATPLTIQQGYFTQEGDKFLPQGQNCQIIATEPTEPLSQVCDRFITDILTGTSSTISSGWVGTELVQILTGLTRSLEQQGEIITLPSVNS; the protein is encoded by the coding sequence ATGAAAATCGGAGTGGCTGTCTTAGGAGTAGGACGTTGGGGTGTGCATTTCGTGCGGAATATGGCTCAACATTCTCAAGTAGAATTAGTTGCGATCGCAGATCCTCATCCTAGTCAATTAAATTACTGTGTCGAACAGTTTGGTATCGATCCAGCTAAAGTTATTTTAGCCACTGAATGGGAAGCCATCCGAGATTTAGAAAACCTTCATGCCATAGTGGTAGCTACTCCTGCTTCTACTCATTACGATCTTATTTATGATGCCTTGTCGAGAGGTTATCATGTCCTAGCCGAAAAACCGCTTACTCTCAATCCCGATCAATGTCTGGAACTAACCAAATTAGCTACATCCAAACAGTTACAGCTATTAGTCGATCATACTTATTTATTTAATTCGGTCGTTCAAAAAGGTCAACAAGTAATTCAGGCAGGTAAATTGGGTCAATTACGCTACGGCTATGCAACTCGTACTCATTTGGGACCCGTTCGCCAAGATGTTGATGCCCTTTGGGATTTAGCTATTCATGACATTGCAATTTTTAATCATTGGTTGGGGCAAACTCCAATCAAAGTTCAAGCTAGAGGAAAAATCTGGTTGCAACCAGAACATCAAATGATCAATTCTACTCAAATGGGGTTACCTGATTTAGTTTGGTTGACTCTGTTTTATTCTGATGGTTTTGAGGTGACTATTCATCTCTGTTGGCTAAATCCTGATAAACAAAGAAGACTCTGTGTAGTTGGCAATAAAGGTACGCTAATTTTTGATGAAATGTCCCAAGCAACACCTTTAACGATTCAACAGGGTTATTTTACCCAAGAAGGCGATAAATTTCTTCCTCAAGGACAAAATTGCCAAATTATTGCCACTGAACCCACCGAACCTCTCTCTCAAGTATGCGATCGCTTTATTACGGATATTCTGACGGGTACTAGTTCAACCATCTCCTCTGGTTGGGTAGGAACGGAATTAGTACAAATTTTAACTGGTTTGACTCGTTCTTTGGAACAACAAGGGGAAATTATCACTCTGCCTTCTGTTAATTCCTAA